CCGTCATCCGCGCGGCATCGACGGCTTGGGTCGCGCGGCGCGCGACGTCATCCCCAGGACCGATGACTTCCTCCGTAGTGTCCGTGACCATCGATATCATGCATATCAGTTCGGCAGCGATCTCCAGGAGGCAGGCATGACACCGTCGCGCCCACAGCTCGTCGTCCACGACGACGCCGTCCGCGCGAACACCGCCGTGTTCGCCGACCGGACGGACGGCGGCGTCATGGCCGTCCTCAAGGCCGACGGGTTCGGCCACGGGGCGATCGCCCGGTCGGTCCTCGCCGCCGGGGCGACGTCGATCGGCGTGACCACCATCGACGAAGCGATCGCCGTCCGGGCAACCGTGACGGACGCGCCGGTGCTCAGCTGGCTCAACCCGGTCGACGCCGACTTCGACGGTGCGCTGCTCGCCGACGTCGACATCGCCGTCCCGAGCGCCGACCTGCTCAGTGCCGTCAGCCGTGCAGCAGTCCGGACCGGACGCCGTGCCCGGGTCCACCTGCACGTCGACGTCGGGATGGCCCGCGACGGTGCCGACCCCGGATCGTGGCCGTCACTGTGCACCGCCGCACGCGAGCTCGAGCGGCTCGGCACGGTCCGGGTCGTCGGGGTGATGGGCCACATGTCCTGCGCCGACCAGCCCGACGACCCGCAGAACACGCGCGAACGGCTGCTGTTCGACAACGCGGTCCGCACCGCCCGGCGCCGCGGACTGTCCGGCTTCGTCACGCACCTCGCCGCCACGGCAGCGACCGTCACCGGGGTCGGCGGCCGCCACGGTCTGCACCGCATCGGCGCGGGGCTCTTCGGGATCGACCCCTCCCGGACCTCGACGGACCTGCAGCCGACGCTCTCACTGACGGCGCCGGTCGTCGGTTCCCGGGTGATCGGCCCCGGAGCCGGCGTCGGCTACGGCCTCGACCACGTCGTCGACCGTCGGACCACCCTGGCGCTGCTCCCCCTGGGCTACGGCGACGGACTCCCCCGTGCGGCGTCCGAGCGGGCCGAGGTACAGGTGCGCGGACGCCGCCGACCGCTCGTCGGCCGGTTCTCGATGGACATGGTCGTCGTGGACACCGGCGACGACCGGCTGGAGCTCGGCGAGACCGTCACGTTCTTCGGGCGCGGCCTCGACGGCGAGCCGACCGTCCACGACTGGGCGGGCTGGGCCGACACCATCGAGCACGAGATCGTCACCCGCATCGGCACGCGCGCCGCCCGGGTCCACCGC
The sequence above is a segment of the Curtobacterium sp. BH-2-1-1 genome. Coding sequences within it:
- the alr gene encoding alanine racemase gives rise to the protein MTPSRPQLVVHDDAVRANTAVFADRTDGGVMAVLKADGFGHGAIARSVLAAGATSIGVTTIDEAIAVRATVTDAPVLSWLNPVDADFDGALLADVDIAVPSADLLSAVSRAAVRTGRRARVHLHVDVGMARDGADPGSWPSLCTAARELERLGTVRVVGVMGHMSCADQPDDPQNTRERLLFDNAVRTARRRGLSGFVTHLAATAATVTGVGGRHGLHRIGAGLFGIDPSRTSTDLQPTLSLTAPVVGSRVIGPGAGVGYGLDHVVDRRTTLALLPLGYGDGLPRAASERAEVQVRGRRRPLVGRFSMDMVVVDTGDDRLELGETVTFFGRGLDGEPTVHDWAGWADTIEHEIVTRIGTRAARVHRTVTTPEATVA